CCTGTCTCTATTGATAACGTACTGATCAGGAACAGAGACTTCACCGTTGATGAATCCTTGCAAACCTTGACTCTCGATCAAACCAAGAACTTGGAACTTCTAGAGAAGGAAATTTGTTTGGGAGAGTTTTATGGACATGAAGTTTGCCACATTTAGCATAGACGGGTAGGAGAACTTTTGTTTGCTGCTACTGCTGCAGTGGAAGAAGCCATGGACGCTGCTCTTtcgagctctgataccatataggAAAGATGAAACTTCTTTATTTCTTCTCACACTTTATTGTTACACGCCACTTTACAATGAGCACAAGTGTGCTTTATATCATGAACGAAATAATATTCTAGAGAGGACCCGTTACATACATATCTCAATTTGTTAAGAGAATAACAAATAATTGTTGCTCTGCTCCACTACAAGTTCCAGCATGTGTGGCCACTTCTGATCTTTCATACAACGTCTGATACTTGAAATATTTTAGAATGCATCTAAGATTGTATTATGTATTCTGATTTTCTTTGCAGTGTATTTCAGCTGAGTTAATAGTTTGGTTAACTCAGAAAGATAGCGGATGAAGATCAACTTAGTAGCCTCAACGGGGACAACATACTCAAAAGTTTAGAAAATGCCAAAATCCACTATCCTTATCACAATCAACCACCCATAAATAAAACCACTCCCTTTCATTCTTAGCATGGATATATTCTCATATATGTTGGTTGCCATTCTCACCACACGTTCTTCAGTTTTCTTcatttaggggccgtttgatggcctggaaatatatttttggaaatatatttctggaaatataagaaatggaaaaatggaatgggaaaaatctttccaattccaattttggtgtgtgtgtgatgactcagaaatatatttccaattctatatttctgagtttgatggtacagaaatatattttcagatttccagaaaattaattcttagtttgatgataAGGAAACATTTGTCCAGATTTACAAAAATTAGATAAATAACCACACCAAATACATAAATAACCCTCCATTGCGAGTCTTTTTCCTGCAAGAACACAAATATCTGCAGTAAAATTTGAAGAACATATCAACGCATCAAGCTCTCCAGCTTTACAACATAAAGAAGGATAACATCAAAAGCAAATAAGTAGCATGATCCACGTCCAACATTGTGTGAATATACAAAGTCGCTTCTTGTAAACCTGAAAAAAATATGGACTTGTGATAAACAGTAATTACAGAACAAAATCAGCCCTGATATGCAACCCAGTGGAAAAAGGAAGGCTACAGGGCTATCCTATTAAGTCGAAGAAACCAAAGCAGTACACCTCCCTCAGTATCATATCGCGTATTCAATAGTATCTCAAATACATTCAATGGAAATATGTTAATCTTGAAGGCAGTGGCTGAAGAATACGAGGGGAGCGACTGGAGTATTTGACAGAGTACTTGCAATGGCGCTGTTGTTGATCATTGAAGCATTTAAATGGGAAGGAAAAAATGTCAACTTCCTCAGGATTTACAAACCCACATATATAACTCTGCTCAGAGCCTTAACTTCCTCAGGATTTACAAACCCACAAATCTTGTTGGTCATGCTTATGCTAGACCATGGGTTCAGGGCCATAACTGCCCAATTCATGCATGTGAGCTTTCTTCGCATCGTCTGTGGAAAAGAACATGCTTTAATCAGTTCCAAATCCTTCCggaaaaagaacaagagttAAAAAGTTCCAACATATTCATAATAAATATTCACACCATAAACTGGACAATACTATCATCCActcaaaaatgttaaaaactagCATAAGCATGAGCTTCATATGGATAGTCAGCAAAGTTCAGCCAACAATTATCCAATTTAAGGAAACATAAAACAGATATTTGCTCAATGGGTGCTATTGTAGTTGCAGATGTAGTCAGTTTTAAATAATGGCAAAATCATGGACCTTTTATTATTACTAAACCACCTATTCTCGAACATAGCCAGCCCAAACTTGAAGTCTTTCATAGCCAGCCCAAACTTgaagtctttcttttttgtgtgaaaGAACTCAGTATTCAGTTGGGTGTCTTCTCAGCCGATTCTACCCATTTGTCAGCTAAACGACGGTTGGATCTTGCTGCAGCTAGAAGCAGTAATATCAGCCATTTTGCAGCCACTTTTACCTGACAGGAAAAGGAGGAGACGATGGTTCCTATATTAACCAGTCATGCTTCAAACATATGCTGTATGTTTGAGTTATCTTAAATGCATGCTGGGATGCAATCAAACCTGTAGCAAGTAGAGGTTTTGGTTACTTGAATGTGAACAGTGCAGGTGCAATTTTTACCTTTATGAGGAAATCTGATTTATTGTTTTTGGTTACTACTAGTgcaaagtaaaaaagacaattTCTGCAGCATTTCTGCCTGAAGCAGAAAGCCAAGAAACGACAACTACCCAACTAGTGACAAAAGCATAATGGAAGATCTAAGAAAACCCCTGACAGGCATCGAAGGGGTTATAAAAGGTATTCAAGAGATCATGAAAGAAACAGAACTCAGAACCAAGTGAAAagattgatgcctaacaaaatgaaaaagaagtttgACTGCATCATCTTATAGAAACAGGAATTGCAAAAAGAAATGATCATAAAATTAGAAGAGATACAtgtacatgaaaaacaaaaacattcatAAATAGCCGTTACCTGACTAGACAGAAGGGTGGCAGCCCCATAGCAGCATAAATCTCAGAGTATGATTACCACAAGATAGCTACTGCTGATCCAGTACTCTGTATCTCCTATATGAATCAATCAGACGTGGGTTATATCCCTTCTGAAGCATTTCATCCATCCATACCTCAGCGTCCCTAAGCCTGCCATATCTCCGAAAACCATTTTTTAGTATGTCGTGCGTCCACATGTTGGGAGGATGTTCGCTTTCCCTCATTCTGTTTACCCAATTACAGGCATCGTCAACCTTTCCGTCTCTACAAAGAGCACGCAGCAACATGTTGTACGTGATGGTTGTTGACAGGGAAAAGCTGTTCAATTAACTCTCCCAAATTTTCCGAAAGTATTGGTAACACCTCCCTACCATCCCCAGTAGCAAATGCACTAAATAATCGACCATTTTCTTCCGCTCGACGGGACCCAGCGGCAGGAAGGGGGGAATGATCTTGGGGAGCGTGGCAGGTGATGTATGGAGATAGAccgggggagggagagaggaaggaggaaggctTCCGGCCAGTAGGGGTAGGAAGACGAGGAGGAATCCATGGcggagagagaaggaggaggagctgCTCCGCCTGGTTGAGCGGAGCAATACCAACATGCTTTGACGCGCAGGGTCATGGGCAGAATGGAGAAAAGGGTGCCAGAGGAAGCgagattgaaagagagagagcgagaaaaaaagagagaacaacCGGAAAGAGATAAACAGAGAGAAATGGATGTACCTTTCACCGACGGCCGGCGATACATGCCCGACGCACCGAGAGTGGAAGAGAAGCCGTGGGAGAAATGAACCTCCTGCTTCACGGCGCGTGAGGACGCAGAGTATGCGTTGCGTGAGGACGAAGACGAAGAGGGCTGCGTGAGGACGAAGACGAAGAGGACTGCGGCTGCGAGAGGCGACTGAGGGAAGAGGCGATACGCGCGACCGTGCCCTAACGGTCCGTAAAAAATTTCCGGAAAATTATTTCCGTCTCTCCAGGTGGagatttttttctggaaaaaattttccGGAATCGACTTCAACGGTCGATTATTTTTTTCCGCGTTTGTTACGcaggaaaaattttgaaattttgaattttttttctgggTGAACAGTATTTTTCTGGGTCAATCATAGTGAAAATGGCAACCACCAATCTTGCGAGCGAGGTTCGTTACCGCACTTGGGTCATGGTTTGGATCTTGCCTATCACTTTCCTCAACAATTCCAAGATAATGGCTTGACTTAATGATAGCATGACTATTAGTTCATCCTTCCTCAAATTGGACGAGGAATTATTTGCCAAGTCCAGTTTGATGCAAAGATCTCTTTAACATGAATCAGGGATTACCTCTTTGATGAAGAAGGTGGCAAATTCTAATGAAGAAGACAGCAGTCTCTTAATCAATATGCCTAGATCTTCAATAAGCAGCTTTTCATTCTCTATTGTTGCCAAATATGTCATACTTGGACTTTGTTTCAAAGTTCAGATTAATCCTATTTTCTTTCACCATATTTTGGAATGGGATGTGGagattttcctattttggtACCTGTTCAAAGgaacataaaaacaaagatgaaaataaataataaattaatgtGGCTGAAATATTTTCTAGTCCACAGGAGGCCACCATCGACCTTAGCCAATAGTATGAtagaaattcaatatttatatgTTGTTACTTGCTCGGCACTATCATCATGACCAG
This window of the Nymphaea colorata isolate Beijing-Zhang1983 chromosome 2, ASM883128v2, whole genome shotgun sequence genome carries:
- the LOC126409758 gene encoding uncharacterized protein LOC126409758, whose translation is MGVNNSFVHQVNLIDGAIKARSRVSPLPSVASRSRSPLRLRPHAALFVFVLTQRILCVLTRREAGGSFLPRLLFHSRCVGHVSPAVGERLRDAEVWMDEMLQKGYNPRLIDSYRRYRVLDQQ